The Vigna angularis cultivar LongXiaoDou No.4 chromosome 6, ASM1680809v1, whole genome shotgun sequence genome contains the following window.
ACTTATCTTCATCACTCAAGAGTCCAAGATTCTTTTTccctcaggtaataaatggcATCTGTGTCCATCGAGTCAGGTTCTGGGTCGTCGGGCGGAGTCCGGGAGGGGTCTGCGCGGGGCGACAGCGGCGATTCTCCTAGCTCggtttcttcttattttttggaGGAGGCGGTTGGGTCTTCCGGGGGGGGCCCTGAGTCACCGGTCTTGACCAACGACCGTATCTTCCACGGCGTGGCACTGTTCCTGCTTAAAGGCGGTATTCGCGTAGTCGGGTCGCCCTTCGAGCCGGATGGTCAAGGGACGGTGGTATCTGAGTTGGCACCCGTCGTTCCCAGCCGGTATGCTTCCTGCTATGCTTATCGCAAGGAGTTAGAATGGAGAGTCCGCCATACCCATATCGTCCGGGATGTGGAGGATTCGAAGTTAATTCGTGCCGGGGTGACTTTATTAAACGAAAGGGTCTTTCATGATGGGCGGTCTAGtccatatgatttcttcttcatgtaCGTGACCTTCTTCACCCATCTTTTTATCCGGGTGCCCTTTACTGAATTTCAAACGGCCGTTCTTCGAGAAGTTAATGTGGCTCCCACGCAGCTGCATCCCAATTCATGGGCGGCTATGCAGGCGTTCATGGCGATGTGTTCGGCAGTAGGGGTGACTCCCACCATCCcggtcttcttttattatttcgcAGTCCGCCCTTCTCCTTCTGGCGGTTGGGTATCGTTTAGGTCGGTGCGGGACAGGACCCTTTTCCGCCCCTTCTCCgactccttcaaaaattttaagcaacattattttaaaataatcgttGACAAAGCGGGCCTCCACGAATTTTCCGATGGTGAAGGGAGGCCGCTGTTCCCCTTCTATTGGACGAGGGACCCTCGGCGCATAAGGGCGAATTCTATCGGGGATTTGACAGCACGCGACCTAGAGGCCGTGCGTACCATTAACACCCTCCCCCGCCGGATCTCCGCCCGTCACTTAGTTGAATGCCTTAGTCTTGAGGATTGTGGACCAAAGGCGTTCGGTATGGTCTTGTCACATTAGGTGTGCTCGTTTTTCGCATACTGacgttaatttttctgaatttttttgttttttgcagaACTAATGACGACTCCAGGCCCCCGCAAATCCAACTTCCTCACCATCAGAAAGAAATCCGGGGCCAGCTCGTCGACCGCTCGGCCAATCAGTGTTCCAAAAGTGCCGCGCCCGCCTCCTGCCGGCGCTTCGACTGGACGGGTCCCCCCACTGATAAGGCCGGGGGTTCAGGCGTGAAGGTTTCGGGTTCTAGCCTCCCACCTGAATTGGCGGCCGTTCAGGTAGGTCCAACCTCTGGGGCGGCCATGACTTCCGCGGATCCTACTCGAAAGAGAAAAGATCCTACTGCTGAGGGACGCAAAGACAAAGAGGGTTCTTCGTCTCGGTCAGCTTCAAAGAAGGCCCGGAAGGACAAGGGCAAAGAGAAGGATCGGGAGAGGGTATTGGCCGTCCCCCTACCTGGCGGCGTTTTCAGCCCGGATTTCAGCATGAGCGACCGGACAAAATTCCACATGAGCTCTTCTCAACGGGCGCTCATTGAACCCCTCTCCGAGCTGGAGCTAACCAACGCCATGCTAGAGATGTCTACCCGGACGTCCGCTCTGGCGTGGTATCTGAGGAACTTTGCTGACCGCCCTGGAGTGGCGGAGGTCCGGGCCGAGCTCGACAGGGAGAAGAAAAACGCAGCCTCCCTTCAGGTGACTTTGGAAGAGATGGTCCTCAACCAAGATGAATATGATAAGAGGATCGAGCAGCTGGAGGCCGACCTAGAGAAAGCCAAAAGGGAGTCCGCCGAAGGGTTGGCAGCCGTCCGGATCGAGCAGGAGCGCTTGGCGGAAGAGAGTCGCCAGAAAATCGATCTGCTGGAGGCGGAGGTAACCCGCGTAAAGGAGGCCGAATCGTGCCGGGCCAAGGCTAATGAGGAGCTCACTCTTGAAGTGGCTAAGGCCAAGGAGCAAATTGCAGAGTTGGAGTCCACCATCTTGTTTGAACATGAGGAGGGCTTCAACAAAGCCCTTCGTCAAGTGACTCTTCTGGCGGGCGTCCAGGATCCCTTTGCTCTTGGCGTGGATATAGAGAAGGACGTTTTCAATGGCGTCCTTGTGGATTTGAATGCCGCCGAGGAGAACGAGCCGACTGCGGAGGCCGCCGGCGGGGGCAAGAATTAGGATTTCTCTTTGAATTTTTTGGACGTGTATCTTTCGACAGTCCGTCCAACGTCTGGGGTTGTCCAGCTGTTGGCCGGGCGGTCTTTTTGTAAATCTTGGCGCCTTTTTGCGCAAATGATTAATACACatttatctttctaattttgCATGTCTTTTTATGCGGCTTTACTCTTGTCAAGTTTTAATAATGGGCCGGCCGGGGTGGGGATTGCTCTTGCTTTTCCCgggcggacggtccttcgctttattgcccggccaagctgagagtcgttctctttggaacactctttttcaccagcttggtcttattgggatgggcggcccttcgctttgatgcccggccaagctgagagtcgttctctttggaacactctttttcaccagcctggtcttactgggatgggcggcccttcgctttgatgcccggccaagctgagagtcgttctctttggaacactctttttcaccagcttggtcttactgggatgggcggcccttcgctttgatgcccggccaagctgagagtcgttctctttggaacactctttttcaccagcttggtcttactgggatgggcggcccttcgctttgatgcccggccaagctgagagtcgttctctttggaacactctttttcaccagcttggtcttactgggatgggcggcccttcgctttgatgcccggccaaAATGAGAGtcgttctcgttggaacactcttttagAAATCTACAAAATGGAGTTAGTCTCATAGGAGAAAAATGGACATCTTGATTCATTAATCATGGGGTGTAATACATCGATTCACTAACTGAAGTAAAACTTTAAGTGCGTGGCGTTCCAGGTGTTGGGGATCAGATGTCCGTTCATGCGTTGTAGCCTGTAAGCCCCGTTTCCCAGGGTCTCCACTACGCGGAACGGCCCTTCCCACTTGGCTGCAAACTTCCCGTGGGCTGGGTTTCGGCGGGCGTCCCCTGCTTTTCTCCATACTAGATCCCCCTCCTGGAAGCTTCTTGGCCGGACCTTGGAGTTGTACTTTCTTTCAACCATGCGCTTGCAGGCTTCGGCCCTCAATGCGGCCCGGTCTCGTCGTTCATCTAGAGAGTCCAACTCAATCCTCAGCTCTTGGTCGTTGAGGTTCAGGTCATCGACTTGACGCCTAAGGGACGGCTCCCCCAGTTCGACTGGTAACATAGCGTCAGTGCCATAGGTTAAGTTGAAAGGGGTTTCACCAGTGGTCCCATGGGGCGTGCATCTGTATGCCCATAGGACCTCGGGTAACTCGTCCACCCACGCTCCCTTCTTTTCTCCTAGGCGCCGTTTAAGCTCCGAGACTATGGTCTTATCATTGCTTCCGCTTGCCCATTCGTCTGGGGGTGCTCGACCGAGCTGGTGACGTGCCTAATCCCCAACCCTTTGAAGAATTCGGCCAGTTTCTTGTCAATGAACTGTCGGCCGTTATCTGTGATGATCGACCGAGGGAGGCCGAAGCGACATACCAATTTCCAGCAAAACTTCTGGACTTGGGCGGCTGTAATGGTTGCCAGGGGCTCGGCTTCTACCCATTTCGTGAAGTAATCCACCGCCACCAGGAGGAATTTCTTCTGCGCCTGTCCTAATGGGAACGGTCCAACGATATCCATACCCCATTGGGCGAACGGCCACGGGGATGTCATTGAGTGGAGAGCGTGTGGAGGTAGGTGGGAGCTGTTGGAATGCTCTTGGCAGCGAACGcatttttggacgaacgtttttGTGTCGGCTTCCACAGTAGGCCAGTAGTATCCGGCTCTCAGTATCCGGGCTTTTAACGCTCGCCATCCTGTGTGAAGACCGCAAATGCCATTATGGAGTTCGTCCATAACGTAAAGTGCCTCTGCCTCTCCCAAGCATTTAAGGAGAGGGGAGGAGAATCCTCTGCGATACAGGTCGTCACCCACCTCGAGATATCGGGCGACCTTCTTAGCCTCCCTTGGTCCTACCGTCCGCCCTTCATCCTGGCGGGTCATGATTTCTCGGATTTCTGCTCTCCAATCTTTTCCTCCGTCAGACACCGCCGAACATTCAACTGAAGGCTGGAGTAGAACTTGCCGCACGACAGTGGTTAATTGCCCCTTCTCCTTTCCCGAACTAAGCTTGGACAGTACGTCCGCCCGTGTGTTTTGTTCTCTGGGAATGTGTTGTATGTCCAACTTATCAAATGCTCTTGCGAGGTCCGTTTCTCGCTGGAAGTATCTTAATAGACGCTCCTCTCGAACTTGGAAGTTGCCATTCATCTGACCCACCACCAGCTCTGAGTCCGTCCGGCAGGTGATTCTTCTGGCTCCCATGTCTTTCGCCAGCTCGAGGCCGGCCACTAAGGCCTCATACTCGGCCTGATTGTTGGATACCTTGAATTTGAAGATCAAGGAATGCTCTAGTAGGAATCCGTTGGGGCCCTCGAGTACGACGCCGGCCCCGCTGACCGATCGACCGGACGCTCCGTCCACATACAAACTCCACTCGTCTTGGCCGGACGGGGGTAACTCGGCCGCGAAATCTGCTAAGTGTTGGCCCTTGACCGATCCTCTCGGCTCATACCGCAAACCGAACTCTGAAAGCTCAACCGCCCAGGCGACCATCCGTCCGGCCAAGTCCGGCTTCCTTAGGATCTTGGAGATGGGGAAATCGGTCCTGACTATCACCTGATGGCTTTGGAAGTAAGGTCGGAGCCTTCGGGAGGCGTGCAGCAAAGCTAAGGCCACCTTTTCTACCCGTTGGTATCGGGTTTCGGCGTCGAGGAGCGTGCgactcacaaaataaattaacctcGGCTGAGGCCTTTCTTGCATTAACACGGCACTAATAGCCGTCTCTGACACTCCCAGGAAGATGTGCAGATCTCCTCCTGGGACTGGGCGATTCATGACCGGCGGGTTAACAAGGATTGTTTTTACGTCCTGAAACGCTTGTTCGCACTCGTCGTCCCAGGTTGGGCCGGCCCCTTTTTTCAATTTCCGGAGGACCGGCCTCAGCCTATCCGCCAGGTTGGGGATAAAGCGGGACAAAGCGGTGAGGCGTCCGACCAGTCTTTGGATCTCTTTCAGGGTTGTCGGACTTGGCATCTGTAATATCGCTTCGCACTTGTCCGGGTTGGCCTCGATTCCCCGGGATGTTAACATGAAGCCCAAGAACTTTCCGGCAGCTACCCCAAATGTACATTTGACGGGGTTTAGGCGCATGTCGAACTTCCTTACTTGTCGAAACACCTCCTCAAGGTCTCTGATGTGTCCCTCTCCTTCTGCGGACCGGACGACCATGTCGTCGACGTAGACGTCCATGCACCGGCCTATCTGGTCTCGGAAAATCCTGTCCATCAGGCGCTGATACGTCGCCCCGGCATTCTTCAAACCGAACGGCATGACTTCGTAACAGAAGTTGGACTTCTCCGTTATGAACGTCGTCTTCTCGACGTCCGGCCCGTACATGGGTATCTGGTTGTACTCGGAATATGCATCTAGAAAGCTTAGGACCCGATGCCCAGAAGCGCCGTCCACCAGGGCGTCTATACTGGGTAGGGGGTGCGAATCTTTCGGGCAGGCTTTGTTCAGGTCCGTGTAGTCTGTGCACATGCGCCACTTTCCATTGGCCTTTTTTACCATGACCACGTTAGCCAGCCACGTGGTGTACGTGACTTCCCGAACAAAACCAGCTTTCTTCAGCTTTCCTACTTCCTCCTCGACAGCTTTCCGTTTTTCCTCGCccattcttctctttttctgtgCGACTGGGCGGGCGTTCTGGAAAAGGGAGAGCTTGTGGCACATCACCGCGGGATGGATGCCCGGCATATTCGCTGCCGTCCACGCAAATAGATCCCGGTTCTTCCATAGTAGTGCCCTTAGCTCCTTTTCCACCTCGGGGTTCAGCTCCCTGGCGATGAGGGTGGTCTGAGCGGGTTCCCTTCCTATCAGGATGGGTTGGGTTTCTCCAATGGGCTCCAGCCGGTCCTCGGTATTCGTCCTCGGGTCGAGGTCTGCCATGGCAACCTCGGAGCCGGCCGCCCTTCTTTTCACAGGCCGAGCGTGCAGTTTCAACCCCGCCGCGTAGCATTCCCTGGCCGTCTTCTGGTCCGCCCGAACCGTGCAAATAGCTCCCTTTTCGGAGGGATACTTCATTGTGAGGTGAGGGGTAGAGACAATTGCCCCAAACGCGTTTAGGCACGGTCTTCCGAGCAGCACGTTGTACGACGTGTTGGCCTCTATCAGCAGGTACCGGACCCTCTTCTCCTCGCTGGAGCGTCCGGTTCCCAACCTTGTTCTCAATTCCACGTATCCCCTTGTGTCGACCCTTTCTCCCGCGAAGCCCACTATCTGCCCATCATAAGGGACGATGAGGTCCTCCGAGATATCCATCTGCAGGAAGGTCTTCCAATAGAGGATGTTGACCGAGCTTCCTTGGTCAACCAGAACCTTACTGATCCCATACCGCGCTATCTCTGCCGTTATGACCATCGGGTCGTCCTGGTCAGGATCAGGGGCGTGAAAGTCCTCGTCCGAAAAGGTAATGGGTGGCATGGAGCGGCGTGGCTTGTCCACTAAATGCACGGATTGGAGGGCCCGAACATGTCGTTTACGGGCGGAGGAAGACGATCCTCCTCCCGCGAATCCTCCGGAAATAGTGTTGATATGTCCCCTCAAGGGACGTTCACGGCTGCGGCTTCGACTTCGGCTTGGTCGCCTCTCTGAGCGGGGTCGTTCCGCTCGCGCGCTCCTCGGCTTCTCCTTTCGGTACGTCGACCTTTGAGCAGGCCGTTCAGTTGATTGCGGCGGGCGCTCCTCACGTACGTATTTTTTAAGCTTTCCCGCCCGGATGAGCTCTTCTATCTTATCCCGGAGGGTCCAGCAATCCTCGGTGGTATGACCCATATTTTTATGGTACGCACAGTGTTTGCTCCAATCAGCATTCTTCGGAGTCGGGTTCGCTTCCCGCTCCGGTATCAATTCCGCACTCAGGGCATCTCGGAGAATTTTCTCCCTCGAGGCATTTAGAGGTGTATACTGTGGGAAACGGGGCCCTTTTCTCTGCTCCCGGGGCCTAGGACCGGACGTTTTTCCCGTCGAAGAGCCGGGCTTATTACCGTCCGTCCTTGGTTCTCTGGCTTCTTGATTCTCTTTTCTGTAGGAGAGTTTCATCTCTTCCACCCTTATCTCGTCCGCCGCCCGTTCCCTTAACTCCTCCATTGTTTTGGGCGCTCGCCTGCAGACGCTATCCTTAAACGGTCCTGGCTTCAGAGCCGGCAGGATATAGTGAAGGGCGAGCTCTGGCGTCAGGCTCTTAACGCGTCGAACGGTCTTCTGATACCTGTCCATAAACGTCCGCAGCGTTTCATCCTTCCCCTGCTTGAGGGTCATTAATTCGAATACGGTCAAGTCCTGGGTACTACTGGCCGCGAATTGTTTGATGAATAGTTGCTTTAACCCGGTAAAGTTTTCTATTGAATTAGGGGGGAGAGTATTAAACCATTCCAATGCTTCGTCCTCTAATGAGAGCGAGAACGCCCGACACCAAATGGCTTCATTGCCCGTTCGGAACGCCATTGCGTTCGAGAACGTCTGGATATGGGACGCAGGATCCGTTGTCCCGTTATAAGTTTTGAACTGCGGAGCCACAAATTGCTCCGAGATTTGGACATTCATTATGCTCTGGGTGAATGGAAGCAACAAGGCGGATGACGGCTCCGACTTGACTACCATCTGCCCGTCCTCGGCGGCGCTCTCCGCACGCACCGATTTCGCCTTGCTTCCTTCAGCTTCGGACCCGGTAGGCCTCCAGGTGCTATCATGCTCGGTATCCCGGAGTGTGTGTTCTCCCGCCGTCGTCGCTTCCTTATTCTTCGCTCGCTCCTCCCTGCCGTCTGTCTTCCCAACCTCCCGGGCTATCCGGGCTTCACAATCGGCCTTAACAGCCGCCAGTTCGCTCTCATGATGCTGCTGCATTTCATCCATTTTTTGCTGCAGGGCTCGGATCATCTCAATGGGGTCGTCTGTGCTCatatttctcgtggtcaccattgggtttttaaaatcacacggccccacggtgggcgccaaatgtttcggatgtgtagggctgtgTTGTTCCAAGTCTCCCAGTCTTCCTGCGATCTTGCCTCAGTGGAGGATCCTCTTCTCGAACTTTATCTTTCCTCTTGAtccggaggggtggagacctacaaaagattctccgatgccaaagtcagtttcagagcaatggcttttctcaAGGGATAGCAATAAATATGCATTCAATCTAACCTCTCTACcactcaccgtgaacctgtatttatagttttcgctatgggcttgggattagtgaaaagttaatcacggcccaatcagcccaatagctcctaatttctacttacctctaaaccaggtcAATTTACTTGGACCACAATGATTAGTGATTTGGCCGGTCAGTGTGATATGGGCGTCCGCCCAAGTGATACGGGCGTTCGTCTTTCCTATGGACGACTCGGGCGTTaaattgggcggacgatcctctacgcgatcgcccggcacttcgttgggcggatgattctctatgcggtcgcccggcacttcgttgggcggatgATTCTCTacgcggtcgcccggcacttcgttgggcggatgattctctatgcggtcgcccggcacttcgttgggcggatgATCCTCTACGCGATCGCCCGGCACTTCATGATACCAGACGTTTGCATTTTCTTGAACAGTTTTTGTGAGCATGGAGAGTGCGGCGCTGTCTCGTGGTGATGGAATTCCttgtgagttcttcaaagtttctcttaaaGACAGAGGTTCTACCCAGGTGGTCGGCGTAGGCACCGAGATGGTCGGACGACCTCATTAGTGGGCGTCCATACGTGCGACGCCGGGCACTTGCTGGTGTAGGAGAGTTTATGCGGAGTCTAGGTTCAATCCGTACCTACTTGGGCGGCCAAGACTTGAGCGGTCGAACATTTGTCTATGGCGAGTGTGACATGGACGTCCTTTGGACGGCGCCCGTCGCCTCATGAGCGTCCTTCGTACGGCGCCGGTTCTCCGTGGTACAGtttcctttatatattttttaaattgaagttgGTTATTCAACACAGTAAATAACTGACGCCCACTAAATTAATCACAAAACATTCTTGTATCATTCAATTGAGTttccaaaaacaagaaaaaaaatataaattatatttcagtGCCTAAATGTCTTATCATCTATCATTCCATTCCTTATTTTAATGATTTCAGAACACCAAGAACTTGAAATTATACAATCTCAAAGAAAAAATCGATATGGCACGCTAAATATTTTCACCAAGCAAAGACAGTGACCAATTCTTTCATAGTGTATCAATCAAGGTTTTTTTTCTCAACATGAAAACCTGATGTTGAGAAGAACGAGAGATGAATAAGAGTTTGAAAATttcttacattttaaaaaaataaaattattcaaatattttttgttttaaaatttagaattcataatatataaaataattttctctactaaaatctaatatatatataccaactgaaaaaaaaattactcaaattaacaaacttttatatatatatatatatatatatatatatatatatatatatatatatatgagcgCGTTATATTTAGATAACTATGACGATGAATCTTACTCTATTTAGGGAAACTTCCTCTCGAAATTCAAGAATATTTCTAGGTGTTTTGATGTGTAATAAATGAGGATGTTTTGACGGTATTTTTCCTTTCCGCTAATTGACAATGTGTATTTCttttgatataataaaaaacaagcAGAATATCGTGATATGTACAATGATCTAACAAAAG
Protein-coding sequences here:
- the LOC128197555 gene encoding uncharacterized protein LOC128197555, translating into MSTDDPIEMIRALQQKMDEMQQHHESELAAVKADCEARIAREVGKTDGREERAKNKEATTAGEHTLRDTEHDSTWRPTGSEAEGSKAKSVRAESAAEDGQMVVKSEPSSALLLPFTQSIMNVQISEQFVAPQFKTYNGTTDPASHIQTFSNAMAFRTGNEAIWCRAFSLSLEDEALEWFNTLPPNSIENFTGLKQLFIKQFAASSTQDLTVFELMTLKQGKDETLRTFMDRYQKTVRRVKSLTPELALHYILPALKPGPFKDSVCRRAPKTMEELRERAADEIRVEEMKLSYRKENQEAREPRTDGNKPGSSTGKTSGPRPREQRKGPRFPQYTPLNASREKILRDALSAELIPEREANPTPKNADWSKHCAYHKNMGHTTEDCWTLRDKIEELIRAGKLKKYVREERPPQSTERPAQRSTYRKEKPRSARAERPRSERRPSRSRSRSRERPLRGHINTISGGFAGGGSSSSARKRHVRALQSVHLVDKPRRSMPPITFSDEDFHAPDPDQDDPMVITAEIARYGISKVLVDQGSSVNILYWKTFLQMDISEDLIVPYDGQIVGFAGERVDTRGYVELRTRLGTGRSSEEKRVRYLLIEANTSYNVLLGRPCLNAFGAIVSTPHLTMKYPSEKGAICTVRADQKTARECYAAGLKLHARPVKRRAAGSEVAMADLDPRTNTEDRLEPIGETQPILIGREPAQTTLIARELNPEVEKELRALLWKNRDLFAWTAANMPGIHPAVMCHKLSLFQNARPVAQKKRRMGEEKRKAVEEEVGKLKKAGFVREVTYTTWLANVVMVKKANGKWRMCTDYTDLNKACPKDSHPLPSIDALVDGASGHRVLSFLDAYSEYNQIPMYGPDVEKTTFITEKSNFCYEVMPFGLKNAGATYQRLMDRIFRDQIGRCMDVYVDDMVVRSAEGEGHIRDLEEVFRQVRKFDMRLNPVKCTFGVAAGKFLGFMLTSRGIEANPDKCEAILQMPSPTTLKEIQRLVGRLTALSRFIPNLADRLRPVLRKLKKGAGPTWDDECEQAFQDVKTILVNPPVMNRPVPGGDLHIFLGVSETAISAVLMQERPQPRLIYFVSRTLLDAETRYQRVEKVALALLHASRRLRPYFQSHQVIVRTDFPISKILRKPDLAGRMVAWAVELSEFGLRYEPRGSVKGQHLADFAAELPPSGQDEWSLYVDGASGRSVSGAGVVLEGPNGFLLEHSLIFKFKVSNNQAEYEALVAGLELAKDMGARRITCRTDSELVVGQMNGNFQVREERLLRYFQRETDLARAFDKLDIQHIPREQNTRADVLSKLSSGKEKGQLTTVVRQVLLQPSVECSAVSDGGKDWRAEIREIMTRQDEGRTVGPREAKKVARYLEVGDDLYRRGFSSPLLKCLGEAEALYVMDELHNGICGLHTGWRALKARILRAGYYWPTVEADTKTFVQKCVRCQEHSNSSHLPPHALHSMTSPWPFAQWGMDIVGPFPLGQAQKKFLLVAVDYFTKWVEAEPLATITAAQVQKFCWKLARHQLGRAPPDEWASGSNDKTIVSELKRRLGEKKGAWVDELPEVLWAYRCTPHGTTGETPFNLTYGTDAMLPVELGEPSLRRQVDDLNLNDQELRIELDSLDERRDRAALRAEACKRMVERKYNSKVRPRSFQEGDLVWRKAGDARRNPAHGKFAAKWEGPFRVVETLGNGAYRLQRMNGHLIPNTWNATHLKFYFS